From a single Planctomycetota bacterium genomic region:
- a CDS encoding FAD/NAD(P)-binding protein, with protein MTQVDIDIEKGAAAPSPYVPRMARILSAEQMTETERFFRIEMEDGQPLGYEPGQFVEVSVFGMGEAPISISSSPTQGKVFELCVRNAGTVTGALMKFGKGDRLGIRGPFGNHFPYEEMKGEDVLFVAGGLGLAPTRSLIRYCLDNRKDYRSVTILVGAREPKLLLFRGELDAWTKRTDAQALVTVDRCGPEWKGCTGVITRLFKQVKLDAAKTWAVIVGPPV; from the coding sequence ATGACGCAGGTCGACATCGACATTGAAAAAGGGGCGGCGGCGCCGAGCCCGTACGTCCCGCGGATGGCGCGAATCCTCTCGGCCGAGCAGATGACCGAGACGGAGCGGTTCTTCCGGATCGAGATGGAGGACGGCCAGCCCCTGGGCTACGAGCCGGGACAGTTCGTCGAGGTTTCGGTGTTCGGCATGGGGGAGGCGCCGATCAGCATCTCCTCGAGCCCGACGCAGGGCAAGGTGTTCGAACTGTGCGTCCGCAACGCCGGCACGGTGACCGGGGCGCTGATGAAGTTCGGCAAGGGCGACCGGCTGGGGATCCGCGGCCCGTTCGGCAATCATTTCCCGTACGAGGAGATGAAGGGCGAGGACGTGCTGTTCGTCGCGGGGGGGCTGGGCCTCGCGCCGACGCGGAGCCTCATCCGCTACTGCCTGGACAACCGCAAGGATTACCGGAGCGTCACGATCCTGGTGGGGGCGCGGGAACCGAAACTGCTGCTCTTCCGCGGCGAACTGGACGCGTGGACGAAACGTACGGACGCCCAGGCGCTCGTGACGGTGGACCGCTGCGGCCCGGAATGGAAAGGGTGCACGGGGGTGATTACGCGGCTGTTTAAGCAGGTGAAGTTGGACGCGGCGAAGACGTGGGCGGTGATCGTCGGCCCGCCGGT
- a CDS encoding 4Fe-4S dicluster domain-containing protein has product MLPRVLKAEDLAGWVAALAKKRRVAGPVLKETSVSDRSEKFAWEILREPGVATAKSRRAGTLAEPGDLRLDYGLTVLGPKKFLWPPREALVTYRLGGDPKPEAVLEHEPQVLFGVHPCDVTAIATLDAAFGKDVPDPHYLARRADTAVVMLDCEKPCDETSFCLDMGSLYPEAGYDLALTPIEGGWFVETKTELGKRLRDLVKMREAKKGDLAARQAFVERKRAGFHLKLPFDVKYLPEILDESYDSLVWEAIARRCFSCGSCNTTCPTCYCWDVADVIAEDLGGGTRVRRYDSCQLDPFAEVAGGENFREHRASRLRHRMYRKGKFILEQTGRAGCVGCGRCERACVAAISIKDTFVQIAGDR; this is encoded by the coding sequence ATGTTGCCACGAGTCCTGAAAGCGGAAGATCTGGCGGGTTGGGTCGCGGCGCTCGCGAAGAAACGGCGGGTGGCGGGCCCGGTTCTGAAGGAAACGAGCGTCTCGGACCGGAGCGAGAAGTTCGCGTGGGAAATCCTCCGCGAGCCGGGCGTCGCCACGGCGAAGTCCCGGCGCGCCGGGACCCTGGCGGAGCCGGGCGACCTGAGGCTGGACTACGGCCTGACGGTGCTTGGGCCGAAGAAGTTTCTCTGGCCGCCGCGCGAGGCCCTGGTGACGTACCGCCTGGGCGGGGACCCGAAACCCGAGGCCGTCCTCGAACACGAGCCTCAGGTCCTCTTCGGCGTCCACCCGTGCGATGTGACGGCGATCGCAACGCTGGACGCGGCGTTCGGCAAGGACGTGCCGGACCCGCATTACCTGGCCCGCCGCGCGGACACCGCCGTCGTAATGCTGGATTGCGAGAAACCGTGCGACGAAACCTCGTTCTGCCTGGACATGGGGTCGCTGTACCCGGAGGCGGGGTACGACCTGGCGCTGACGCCAATCGAAGGCGGGTGGTTCGTCGAGACGAAGACGGAGTTGGGGAAGCGACTGCGGGACCTCGTGAAGATGCGCGAGGCGAAGAAGGGGGACTTGGCGGCTCGGCAGGCGTTCGTGGAGCGGAAGCGAGCCGGCTTCCACCTCAAGTTGCCGTTCGACGTCAAGTACCTTCCGGAGATCCTGGACGAATCGTACGACAGCCTGGTGTGGGAAGCGATCGCGCGGCGATGCTTCTCGTGCGGGAGTTGCAACACGACGTGCCCGACGTGCTACTGCTGGGACGTGGCGGACGTGATCGCCGAGGACCTCGGGGGCGGAACGCGGGTTCGGCGCTACGATTCGTGCCAGTTGGATCCGTTCGCCGAGGTCGCGGGCGGGGAGAACTTCCGGGAGCATCGGGCCAGCCGCCTCCGCCACCGGATGTACCGCAAGGGGAAGTTCATCCTGGAGCAGACGGGGCGCGCGGGGTGCGTCGGGTGCGGGCGGTGCGAGCGGGCCTGCGTCGCCGCCATCAGCATCAAGGACACGTTCGTTCAGATCGCCGGGGACCGGTGA